A section of the Armatimonadota bacterium genome encodes:
- a CDS encoding glucosyl-3-phosphoglycerate synthase, with the protein MRHPVVMPVSEGTGEALPLAATLARAWNAPLLLLGTVLVPPSEPLSRGTTEAQIVRERLEELATGFRRALEVRCVVRVGYEAWGEIAATCLEEQASLLVLVREPGREHLFGRSLDFLLQHPPCDLVVLPRAPLEVFRTPLVGVRGGPNAELALRVAQALALPQGGEVTALHVFREDIPESQRWREERPYLTVMQQEVAAGVRRKFATGRAAEAIVREAPNHSVVVVGATADPHRPAIQPPLRTLPMLVVVRSSLPVADWVALRTTRASWSRAEVEKWFAENTFHAREFADLERLVALKEEKDLTISLGLPALNEEETIGEVIRVLKDALMDRYPLLDEMVLVDSDSTDRTREIAASLGIPVVRHPEVLPQYGSYRGKGEALWKSLYVLRGDIVVWVDTDIKNMHPKFVYGLVGPLLREDRIAFVKGYYRRPLQVGDRLYETGGGRVTELVARPLLNLFFPELSGLIQPLAGEYAGRREVLEQIPFFTGYGVEMGMLIDLLNRFGLRTIGQVDLEQRIHRNQSLVSLSLMAYQIVQVVLRRMEDRIQVPLLPEASRTMKLIRWEEGTLGLEEREITEFERPPIITIPEYRARRAELSRAKRALLT; encoded by the coding sequence GTGCGCCACCCGGTAGTGATGCCCGTTTCGGAGGGCACGGGAGAGGCCCTGCCCCTTGCCGCGACCCTGGCCCGGGCCTGGAACGCTCCCCTCCTGCTTTTGGGGACCGTTCTGGTCCCCCCCTCCGAGCCCCTGAGCCGGGGGACCACCGAGGCCCAGATCGTGCGGGAGCGGCTGGAAGAGCTGGCCACGGGCTTCCGGCGGGCGCTGGAGGTGCGCTGCGTCGTGCGGGTGGGGTACGAGGCCTGGGGGGAGATCGCGGCCACGTGCCTGGAAGAGCAGGCGTCGCTATTGGTCCTGGTGCGGGAGCCGGGACGCGAGCACCTCTTCGGTCGCAGCCTGGACTTCCTCCTCCAACACCCCCCCTGTGACCTCGTGGTCCTGCCTCGGGCCCCCCTTGAGGTCTTCCGCACCCCCCTGGTGGGCGTGCGGGGAGGACCCAATGCGGAGCTCGCGCTTCGGGTGGCCCAGGCCTTAGCCCTCCCGCAGGGAGGGGAGGTCACGGCCCTCCACGTCTTCCGAGAGGACATCCCGGAGTCCCAGCGGTGGCGGGAGGAGCGCCCTTACCTCACGGTGATGCAGCAGGAGGTGGCCGCGGGGGTGCGGCGGAAGTTCGCCACGGGCCGGGCCGCGGAGGCGATCGTGCGGGAAGCCCCCAACCACTCCGTGGTGGTGGTGGGGGCCACCGCGGACCCACACCGGCCCGCCATCCAGCCTCCCCTCCGAACCCTGCCCATGCTGGTGGTGGTGCGCAGCTCCCTTCCCGTGGCGGACTGGGTCGCCCTCCGCACCACCCGGGCTTCCTGGTCACGGGCGGAGGTGGAGAAGTGGTTCGCGGAGAACACCTTCCACGCCCGGGAGTTCGCAGACCTGGAGCGGCTCGTGGCCCTCAAGGAGGAGAAGGATCTCACCATCAGCTTGGGCCTACCTGCCCTCAACGAGGAGGAAACCATCGGGGAGGTCATCCGGGTCCTCAAGGACGCCCTCATGGACCGATACCCCCTTCTGGACGAGATGGTGCTCGTGGACAGCGACTCCACGGACCGGACTCGGGAGATCGCGGCCTCCCTGGGGATCCCCGTGGTGCGCCACCCGGAGGTTCTGCCCCAGTACGGCAGCTACCGCGGAAAGGGCGAGGCCCTGTGGAAGAGCCTGTACGTGCTGCGGGGGGACATCGTGGTGTGGGTGGACACGGACATCAAGAACATGCACCCGAAATTCGTGTACGGGCTTGTCGGGCCGCTTTTGCGGGAGGACCGGATCGCCTTCGTGAAAGGCTACTACCGCCGCCCCCTCCAGGTGGGGGACCGACTGTACGAGACCGGAGGCGGACGGGTGACGGAGCTGGTGGCCCGGCCTCTCCTCAACCTCTTCTTCCCGGAGCTCTCGGGTCTCATCCAGCCTCTCGCGGGGGAGTACGCGGGCCGGCGGGAGGTCCTGGAGCAGATCCCCTTCTTCACGGGGTACGGGGTGGAGATGGGGATGCTCATCGACCTCCTGAACCGGTTCGGGCTGCGCACCATCGGACAGGTGGACCTGGAGCAGCGCATCCACCGCAATCAGTCCCTCGTCTCCCTCTCCCTCATGGCCTACCAGATCGTGCAGGTGGTGCTGCGGCGGATGGAGGACCGCATCCAGGTGCCTCTCCTCCCCGAGGCTTCCCGCACCATGAAGCTCATCCGATGGGAGGAAGGGACCCTTGGGCTGGAAGAGCGGGAGATCACGGAGTTCGAACGGCCGCCCATCATCACCATCCCTGAGTACCGGGCCCGCCGGGCGGAACTGTCCCGCGCCAAGCGGGCCCTCCTCACCTAG